One Desulfobulbus propionicus DSM 2032 DNA segment encodes these proteins:
- a CDS encoding thermonuclease family protein has product MTPRIIAVALATYAAFALNPSSAFPHPGGLDSSGCHHNRKTGDYHCHRPGSTSSGGYSEQSPDNYYTPSERKKSGGYTAKSYTGNNEAQVVGITDGDTIKVLIEGQQVKIRLYGIDAPESGQAYGRKSQTALKQISAGRKISIKAIDHDRYGRVVALVYADGINVNEIMASSGYAWVYPQYCKKSFCREWKEKERMARTNRNGLWQDGDPTPPWEWRRKR; this is encoded by the coding sequence ATGACCCCAAGAATAATAGCAGTAGCGCTCGCAACCTACGCTGCATTCGCACTCAACCCTTCAAGCGCATTCCCTCACCCAGGTGGCCTTGATAGTAGTGGTTGCCACCACAACAGGAAAACAGGTGATTACCATTGCCACAGACCCGGGAGCACCAGCAGTGGCGGTTATTCAGAGCAATCTCCAGACAACTATTATACGCCAAGTGAACGGAAGAAAAGCGGTGGGTATACCGCCAAATCATATACGGGTAATAATGAAGCCCAGGTGGTTGGCATCACGGATGGAGATACCATCAAGGTTCTCATCGAGGGACAGCAGGTCAAAATCAGGCTCTACGGAATAGATGCCCCAGAAAGCGGCCAAGCTTATGGTCGCAAGTCGCAAACCGCTCTGAAACAAATATCGGCAGGGCGAAAAATATCCATCAAGGCCATTGACCACGACCGCTACGGTCGTGTTGTGGCCTTGGTGTATGCCGACGGGATAAATGTTAACGAAATTATGGCATCTTCAGGTTATGCCTGGGTTTATCCTCAATATTGCAAAAAGTCATTTTGTCGAGAATGGAAAGAAAAAGAACGCATGGCCCGAACAAATAGAAACGGGTTATGGCAAGACGGTGATCCTACACCGCCATGGGAATGGAGAAGAAAGAGGTGA
- a CDS encoding BrnT family toxin, producing the protein MDIEFDQDKRDITLRERGLDFADAAEVFAGVSVTIPDIRRDYGEQRNATVGMLGERVVVLVWTPRGDKRRIISMRYANERERKKFAGRLG; encoded by the coding sequence ATGGACATTGAATTCGACCAGGACAAACGCGACATCACCTTGCGTGAGCGCGGACTCGATTTTGCCGATGCCGCCGAGGTGTTTGCCGGCGTCTCTGTCACCATCCCGGACATCCGGCGCGATTATGGCGAACAGCGCAACGCGACCGTTGGCATGCTTGGTGAGCGGGTTGTGGTCCTGGTCTGGACACCACGCGGTGATAAACGCCGCATTATCTCCATGAGGTATGCCAATGAGCGCGAAAGGAAAAAATTCGCCGGACGCCTGGGTTGA
- a CDS encoding HigA family addiction module antitoxin encodes MVNLIPLEHPGVILFEEFIEPLGLTAYKVAKDIDIPQTALGEIIKGKRGISAQVGLKLSKYFGMSEEFFVKIQMRYDIDRTKVAQHESLGKIIPFRPKPKEPPAIENLKEA; translated from the coding sequence ATGGTAAATTTAATACCGCTAGAGCATCCGGGCGTGATACTCTTCGAAGAATTCATTGAACCGTTAGGGCTAACGGCTTACAAAGTAGCAAAGGACATTGATATTCCCCAAACCGCGCTTGGCGAAATCATTAAAGGTAAAAGAGGAATATCCGCACAAGTAGGCCTGAAGTTGTCTAAATACTTCGGAATGTCTGAAGAGTTTTTTGTCAAAATTCAGATGCGATATGACATCGACAGGACGAAAGTTGCTCAACATGAGTCTTTAGGGAAAATCATTCCCTTCCGCCCAAAGCCTAAAGAGCCTCCAGCGATTGAGAATCTTAAGGAGGCTTAA
- a CDS encoding BrnA antitoxin family protein produces the protein MSAKGKNSPDAWVDPDDAPELTEEDFARGQWMIGERVVSKDEARHEIKKLSRGRPPGSGSKRSTTVRFDTDVLDAFKATGRGWQTRMNDALRDWLKEHRP, from the coding sequence ATGAGCGCGAAAGGAAAAAATTCGCCGGACGCCTGGGTTGATCCCGACGACGCCCCTGAACTGACCGAGGAAGATTTCGCACGCGGCCAGTGGATGATTGGCGAACGGGTTGTTTCCAAGGACGAAGCCCGCCATGAGATCAAGAAATTGTCGCGGGGTCGCCCGCCTGGCAGTGGTAGCAAGCGGTCGACCACCGTCCGTTTCGACACCGACGTGCTCGACGCCTTCAAGGCCACCGGGCGCGGCTGGCAAACGCGCATGAACGATGCCCTACGCGACTGGCTCAAGGAGCATCGGCCCTGA
- a CDS encoding helix-turn-helix domain-containing protein, translated as MKGYILRQHMADSGIKVIDIASTLGVTHAAVSRCIHGQTKSLRIRKAIADAIGKPINEVFPEATTKEAA; from the coding sequence ATGAAAGGTTACATATTACGCCAGCACATGGCGGACAGCGGCATCAAGGTTATCGATATAGCGTCAACACTGGGCGTGACACACGCCGCAGTATCACGATGCATCCATGGGCAAACGAAATCGCTCCGCATCCGGAAAGCTATCGCCGACGCCATCGGCAAGCCAATCAACGAAGTCTTCCCCGAAGCAACCACCAAGGAGGCGGCATGA
- a CDS encoding reverse transcriptase domain-containing protein → MKPSAMRWAFFIDGGMSLEKDLIKTIGEEAKKLSQRHHAYHNTLELEHIRKSNRVSNPGDKELKIPAYWSSEKKFNPFYVHKNRRQIAHSIAKKIQNGTYEPNPPQKMEIPKASGGSRTVTIYQIPDAAVSTLIYQQLLSKNKHRFSSFSYAYRNDRNVHFAIQDIAIELKELSRVFVAEFDFSKFFDSINHSYLYRQFNENGFFISEREDSVIKSFLKSKNVGIPQGTSISLFLANIVCWKLDKGLEQVGLKFARYADDTVIWSHDYQKISMAYDIISNFSKEAGVEINAKKSDGISLLCRKDMPSELAQRKEEIDFLGYSISVDNVSIKKSSVNKIKRQISYTLYKHLIKPLRGNKLVAIKIPANNKDTHLLSAILEIRRYLYGNLNDQMIANYLNGKSNRIFFKGIMSFYPLINNEQQLKELDGWLVTAIFKAIRIRSKLLKKWNFNRDNSFPFNIPHKDLTTAFKQQKVKGKKLLQIPSFFTIYKALKKGVTDKGIAGVMNPTSNGYNY, encoded by the coding sequence GTGAAGCCCAGCGCAATGCGTTGGGCTTTTTTTATTGATGGGGGAATGAGCTTGGAAAAAGATCTTATTAAAACAATTGGTGAAGAGGCGAAAAAGCTGTCTCAGAGGCATCACGCTTATCACAATACACTAGAGCTGGAGCATATAAGAAAAAGTAATAGGGTTTCTAACCCTGGAGACAAAGAGTTAAAAATACCAGCGTATTGGTCATCGGAAAAGAAGTTCAACCCGTTTTACGTCCATAAAAATCGTCGTCAAATCGCTCATTCAATTGCAAAAAAAATACAAAATGGGACCTATGAACCAAACCCTCCGCAAAAAATGGAAATTCCAAAAGCATCGGGTGGTTCAAGGACCGTAACTATTTACCAAATACCAGATGCTGCTGTATCCACATTAATTTATCAGCAACTTCTCTCAAAAAACAAACATCGTTTCAGTTCTTTTTCGTATGCTTATCGAAATGACAGAAATGTACATTTTGCAATTCAAGATATCGCAATTGAACTGAAAGAGCTATCTAGAGTTTTTGTCGCTGAATTTGATTTTTCGAAATTCTTTGATTCAATTAATCACTCTTATCTCTATCGTCAATTCAATGAAAATGGTTTTTTCATCAGCGAAAGAGAGGATAGCGTGATCAAGTCATTTCTCAAAAGCAAAAATGTTGGCATACCACAAGGCACATCAATTTCTCTTTTTTTAGCGAATATTGTTTGTTGGAAATTAGACAAGGGGCTTGAACAGGTAGGATTGAAGTTTGCGCGATATGCTGATGATACTGTTATTTGGTCGCATGATTACCAAAAAATAAGCATGGCATATGATATCATAAGTAATTTCTCAAAAGAAGCTGGAGTCGAGATTAATGCCAAAAAATCAGATGGGATTAGCTTGCTATGCAGGAAAGATATGCCTTCTGAGCTTGCACAACGTAAGGAAGAAATTGACTTTCTTGGTTACTCTATTTCAGTAGATAACGTTTCAATTAAAAAATCTTCAGTAAATAAAATAAAACGACAAATAAGTTATACATTATACAAGCATCTAATAAAACCGTTGCGCGGAAACAAGCTAGTTGCCATCAAAATACCAGCAAACAACAAAGACACACATTTGTTGAGCGCAATATTAGAAATAAGAAGATACCTTTATGGCAACCTAAATGACCAAATGATAGCAAATTATTTGAATGGAAAAAGTAATAGAATTTTTTTCAAAGGAATAATGAGTTTTTATCCGCTCATAAACAATGAACAACAACTCAAAGAGCTTGATGGGTGGTTAGTGACAGCAATTTTCAAAGCCATACGTATAAGGTCGAAACTACTAAAGAAATGGAATTTTAACAGAGACAATAGTTTTCCCTTTAATATACCTCATAAAGATCTCACGACAGCGTTTAAACAACAAAAAGTAAAAGGGAAAAAATTACTCCAAATTCCAAGTTTCTTCACAATATACAAAGCTCTCAAGAAAGGGGTTACTGACAAAGGTATAGCAGGGGTAATGAATCCAACATCAAATGGCTATAATTATTAA
- a CDS encoding type II toxin-antitoxin system RelE/ParE family toxin, with protein sequence MIESFACGETEKIWNNVFSKKLPGDIQTVARRKLIMLNAAATLDDLRIPPRNMLEKLSGDRDGQYSIRINQQWRVCFCFEHGVATQVMIVDYH encoded by the coding sequence ATGATAGAAAGTTTTGCATGTGGTGAAACTGAAAAAATTTGGAACAACGTGTTCTCCAAAAAGCTTCCAGGGGATATTCAGACCGTCGCTCGGCGGAAGCTGATTATGCTCAACGCGGCAGCAACTTTAGACGATCTAAGAATACCGCCCAGGAATATGCTAGAAAAACTTTCTGGGGACAGGGATGGGCAGTACTCAATCAGGATTAACCAGCAATGGCGAGTATGCTTCTGTTTTGAGCACGGAGTAGCAACTCAGGTAATGATTGTCGATTATCACTAA
- a CDS encoding DNA primase family protein, translating into MAGESMAGKVIDRARELEQEDDRLMDLEDDFVRSCLDANERGDGVLYATLHKGRFLFNTTPKDGAWLRWTGIVWEPDDFKDSFKAVEAVALQYEQRALDLFAEAEKLEEKGNKEQADKVLDLAKRYRKRVDRLRTENGAKKALVWAPVVEKSMACRELELDRQPMRLPCGNGVIDLTAGVLLDGDPADLMTKAIDVNYLKDADYTDWHKFVVEVCGSEAVANFLKRFFGYALTGHSYEQYIAVFIGGGRNGKGVLFSCIGSVLGPYYHVISPSMITEQRFDPSPNAASEHKYALHGKRLVVAGESKRGQRIDAGQVKGLTGDDKVECRPNFGKMFVFDPTHTLCLHTNHMPVGMGSEFSLVQRLLKIDFPWAYVDDPEAEAKKFPPMADRFRKKDKHLKDRLMQNREGILKWLVEGCLEWQQRGLDPPQEILDSAAELANAEDYLTEFLNDSLLPSPDDPDREIGFQGLYQCFLWWWGLNQGDPKKAPANRTLAKAMRERGYTLEKRGGKIYVRGVLYHPELSREMLRDDQPPHPASS; encoded by the coding sequence ATGGCAGGGGAAAGCATGGCGGGCAAGGTGATCGATCGCGCCCGGGAGCTGGAGCAGGAAGACGACCGGTTGATGGACCTGGAGGATGACTTCGTCCGGAGTTGCCTGGATGCCAACGAACGCGGCGACGGGGTGCTGTACGCCACCTTGCACAAGGGACGGTTTTTGTTCAACACCACTCCGAAAGACGGGGCCTGGTTGCGCTGGACAGGGATCGTCTGGGAGCCTGATGATTTCAAGGACTCATTCAAGGCGGTCGAGGCGGTGGCCCTCCAGTATGAGCAACGGGCCCTGGATCTGTTCGCCGAGGCCGAAAAGCTGGAAGAAAAGGGCAACAAGGAACAGGCCGACAAGGTGCTTGACCTGGCAAAGCGGTACCGGAAGCGGGTCGACCGGCTACGCACCGAGAACGGTGCCAAGAAGGCGCTAGTCTGGGCACCGGTGGTGGAAAAGAGCATGGCCTGCCGCGAGCTGGAGCTGGACCGGCAACCGATGCGGCTTCCCTGCGGCAACGGGGTAATTGATCTCACCGCAGGCGTGCTCCTGGATGGCGATCCGGCGGACCTGATGACCAAGGCCATCGACGTGAACTACCTCAAAGACGCCGACTACACCGACTGGCACAAATTCGTGGTGGAGGTCTGCGGATCGGAAGCGGTGGCCAACTTTCTCAAACGATTTTTCGGCTACGCCCTCACCGGTCACAGCTACGAGCAATACATTGCGGTGTTCATCGGCGGCGGCCGTAACGGCAAGGGGGTGCTGTTTTCCTGTATCGGCTCAGTTCTCGGGCCGTATTACCACGTGATCAGTCCGTCGATGATTACGGAACAGCGGTTTGATCCCTCACCCAACGCGGCCAGCGAGCACAAATATGCCCTGCACGGCAAGCGGCTGGTGGTGGCCGGTGAATCCAAACGCGGCCAGCGGATCGACGCCGGCCAGGTCAAAGGGCTGACCGGTGACGACAAGGTCGAGTGCCGCCCAAACTTCGGCAAAATGTTTGTTTTCGATCCCACCCACACCCTCTGCCTCCACACCAACCACATGCCGGTGGGCATGGGATCCGAGTTCAGCCTGGTGCAACGGCTGCTCAAGATCGATTTTCCCTGGGCCTATGTCGACGATCCGGAGGCGGAGGCCAAAAAATTCCCGCCCATGGCGGACCGATTCCGCAAGAAGGACAAGCACCTCAAGGACCGGTTGATGCAGAACCGGGAGGGCATCCTCAAATGGCTGGTCGAGGGCTGCCTGGAGTGGCAGCAACGCGGCCTGGATCCACCCCAGGAGATTCTGGACTCGGCTGCAGAGCTGGCAAATGCCGAAGACTATCTGACCGAGTTCCTCAACGACAGCCTGCTGCCCTCACCCGACGATCCGGACCGGGAAATCGGCTTTCAGGGCCTCTATCAATGCTTTCTCTGGTGGTGGGGCCTCAACCAAGGCGATCCGAAAAAGGCGCCGGCCAACCGGACGCTGGCCAAGGCCATGCGCGAGCGGGGCTATACCCTAGAAAAACGAGGCGGCAAGATTTATGTACGCGGAGTTTTGTACCATCCAGAGCTTTCCAGGGAGATGTTGCGCGATGACCAACCGCCTCATCCTGCCTCATCCTAG
- a CDS encoding zinc ribbon domain-containing protein, which translates to MSEFSEQNSSCPKCGAPRKSGPECPACGVIYAKAEQDAFAKRKKMDEARRKADAIIRNMQSEKQSGANLIDCPTCGRSVSKNAPTCPNCGEIINKAAVVAAQPINKAPLVGYIGSAIMAAGVFCPLVSIPIAGSINYFKNGEGDGTFLLFLAAISAAAIFWNRFKILVVTGGASIAILAFDLWNFFHKMSLSKADMQREMAGNPFGGLAEAAMQSIQLQWGWGVMFTGAVMLIVAWFLAQREYKYK; encoded by the coding sequence GTGAGTGAATTTAGCGAACAAAATTCATCGTGCCCGAAATGTGGAGCTCCCAGGAAGAGTGGCCCGGAATGCCCTGCATGCGGAGTGATTTATGCAAAGGCCGAACAGGATGCCTTTGCCAAACGAAAAAAAATGGATGAAGCCAGGAGAAAGGCGGATGCCATTATTAGAAACATGCAGAGTGAAAAGCAGTCCGGAGCAAACCTCATCGATTGCCCAACATGTGGTCGTTCTGTATCAAAGAATGCTCCCACTTGTCCCAATTGCGGGGAGATCATTAACAAAGCTGCTGTTGTTGCTGCTCAGCCGATAAATAAGGCCCCGCTCGTTGGATATATCGGTTCGGCTATCATGGCTGCGGGAGTATTTTGCCCCCTGGTTAGTATACCTATTGCCGGATCTATTAATTATTTCAAAAACGGGGAGGGCGACGGCACCTTTCTGCTATTTCTTGCCGCCATTTCTGCGGCCGCTATTTTTTGGAATCGATTCAAGATCCTCGTTGTCACCGGAGGGGCTTCTATTGCCATCCTTGCTTTTGACTTGTGGAATTTTTTTCACAAAATGTCTCTGTCCAAGGCGGACATGCAAAGGGAGATGGCCGGAAATCCCTTTGGTGGGCTGGCCGAGGCGGCCATGCAATCCATCCAGTTGCAATGGGGGTGGGGTGTCATGTTCACAGGGGCGGTGATGTTGATTGTTGCGTGGTTTCTGGCTCAAAGGGAATATAAGTACAAATAG